The Rhinolophus ferrumequinum isolate MPI-CBG mRhiFer1 unplaced genomic scaffold, mRhiFer1_v1.p scaffold_55_arrow_ctg1, whole genome shotgun sequence genome includes a region encoding these proteins:
- the LOC117020005 gene encoding serine/threonine-protein kinase MARK2-like: MAHESAAALAAQLLRLDDYELLYTIGEGRHGKVKLGRHLPTGTQVIDTDKSSFLIMEHTSRGDLGGYLETHGRMEESAARRTFRQLVSAVHYCHEKGIIHRDVKPQNVLLDRNMDARLADFSMSTPFNGSKLSTFCGTPQYSAPELFQGKEYDGPPVDIWSLGVVLYHMVTGTTPFKGKDLMQLVKQIQSGIYTVPPYITVELQHLLGKLITRNPADRSSLTEILPDLWLNSGYLEELRPFAEPDSDDLDPRVEQQMLDMGFEREEIQNALAQNIYDNIMATYLMLTAEKSREPNRTTVLRPYTFIEPNGFGRSADPEAQRQPPPKDVEPGQGTEDAAGPSGSPRSRKATPGPSPKSMKASLQPSAKGKKVTPRHSPQLKTAFPRPSPKLRRATARASPKSTSATPRTSLKSRTAAQPPDSDSDSDLRPTTPPPTAESGVSPTPPPPTAEDSEDSRPTRAPPTAEDSRPTRPPPTVESGVSPTPPPPTAEDSRPTRAPPTAESGPRPTRPPPTAESGDSDSRPTPPPPTAEDSRPTSAPPTVESGPWPTRAPPTAESGPRPTRPPPTAESGDSDSRLTPPPPTAEEMRTTTPTLKQDPKYATPRPAPQYGPGDSLSTHNTSSTRSSSSSCGSAEGKSQGRRGLAR, from the exons ATGGCCCATGAATCTGCAGCCGCACTCGCTGCACAGCTGCTCCGTCTTGACGATTACGAGCTCCTGTACACCATCGGCGAGGGCCGCCACGGCAAGGTGAAGTTGGGCCGACACCTTCCGACCGGGACCCAG GTGATCGACACCGACAAATCGTCATTCCTTATAATGGAACATACGAGTAGAGGGGACTTGGGGGGTTACCTGGAGACCCATGGTCGCATGGAAGAAAGTGCGGCCCGACGCACCTTCCGGCAACTTGTGTCCGCGGTACACTATTGCCACGAAAAGGGGATAATCCACAGGGACGTGAAGCCACAGAACGTGCTCTTAGACCGTAACATGGACGCCAGACTTGCAGACTTTTCAATGAGTACACCATTCAATGGCAGCAAGCTGAGCACGTTTTGTGGCACCCCCCAGTACTCAGCCCCGGAACTCTTCCAGGGAAAAGAGTACGACGGTCCTCCAGTGGACATCTGGAGTCTGGGGGTGGTGCTGTACCACATGGTCACTGGCACCACCCCTTTTAAGGGAAAGGACTTGATGCAGCTGGTGAAGCAGATACAGAGCGGGATCTATACTGTACCACCGTACATAACAGTCGAGCTGCAACACCTCCTCGGCAAATTAATCACCAGGAACCCCGCGGACAGAAGTTCTCTAACGGAAATCCTGCCAGACCTGTGGCTGAACAGCGGCTACCTGGAGGAGCTCAGGCCTTTCGCTGAGCCGGACAGCGACGACCTGGACCCCCGTGTGGAACAGCAGATGCTCGACATGGGCTTCGAGCGGGAGGAGATTCAGAACGCGTTAGCACAGAACATATACGATAACATCATGGCAACGTATCTGATGCTAACTGCAGAGAAGTCCAGGGAACCGAACCGCACCACCGTGTTAAGGCCCTACACATTCATTGAGCCTAACGGCTTTGGTCGCTCCGCAGATCCGGAGGCTCAGAGACAGCCGCCGCCAAAGGACGTGGAGCCAGGGCAGGGGACCGAGGATGCCGCAGGTCCTTCAGGCAGCCCGAGGTCCAGGAAGGCCACACCCGGACCCAGCCCCAAGTCCATGAAGGCCAGTCTCCAACCCAGCGCCAAGGGGAAGAAGGTCACGCCGCGACACAGCCCGCAGCTGAAGACCGCCTTTCCCAGACCGAGTCCGAAGTTGAGAAGAGCCACTGCCCGAGCCAGCCCAAAGTCCACAAGTGCCACTCCCAGAACCAGCCTGAAGTCCAGGACCGCTGCCCAACCACCGGACTCGGACTCGGACTCGGACTTGAGGCCCACCACTCCTCCACCGACGGCGGAGTCAGGGGTgagtcccacccctcccccaccaacagCGGAGGACTCGGAGGACTCGAGGCCCACCCGTGCCCCACCAACGGCGGAGGACTCGAGGCCCACCCGTCCCCCACCAACGGTGGAGTCAGGGGTgagtcccacccctcccccaccaacggCGGAGGACTCGAGGCCCACCCGTGCCCCACCAACGGCGGAGTCAGGACCGAGGCCCACCCGTCCCCCACCAACGGCGGAGTCAGGG GACTCGGACTCgaggcccacccctcccccaccaacggCGGAGGACTCGAGGCCCACCAGTGCCCCACCAACGGTGGAGTCAGGACCGTGGCCCACCCGTGCCCCACCAACGGCGGAGTCAGGACCGAGGCCCACCCGTCCCCCACCAACGGCGGAGTCAGGG GACTCGGACTCGAggctcacccctcccccaccaactgCGGAGGAGATGAGGACCACCACTCCTACACTCAAACAGGATCCGAAGTATGCCACCCCTAGACCAGCCCCCCAGTATGGCCCTGGGGACTCCCTCTCCACCCATAATACCAGCAGCACCAGGAGCAGTAGCAGCAGCTGTGGAAGCGCAGAAGGAAAAAGCCAGGGCCGGCGGGGACTGGCTAGAAG